TATTTCCAAAGGGGGGGCACTGTAGAAACATTCATGATGCTCCTTAAGGATGCAGCAATACCAGTTAACTCAAATCATCCGGAGAGACGACAGAAAAACTCTCCAAAGGGATAAGCACAACGGATTTCCCAGGAATATTTCACCTTTttacggcaaaaaaaaaaaaaaaaaattggggaaaacaAATATGCGGATTCCTTTTTAACGCGAAAGCTAAATAAACTACTACATCCCCAGGTTTTCTTGCATACAATGGCAGCTAAAGGAAAAGCCTTTAAGGAAAAAGTAGGATTGTTTCCCAAGCACCCACAAATtataggagaaaaaaaagaagcaaacttGGCTCACCGGAGAGAAAAATCCTCGAAAAAAGAGTCGAAATGGACTATTGGAGAAGATTAGAAGGAGAAATGGACAGAGATGATGAAAAATCGAAAACCTGAAGGCCCAGCTAATAAAACAATAAGCGGCGGATACACGGAAACCCTACATCTGAAAATTACGATCGAATAAGAaacggaaggaggaggagaccaGGAGGCAGTGTGGCGATGTATCTCATATAAATGCTGGGAAGACCAAACAAGAaggaaactgaaaaaaaaaaaaaaagaagggggaaaaaggaaaaaggaaagtcaGCCCGAAGGGAGATCCACAGGGCAGAGAGGAATAGATAGACTGGGGGGAGTGAAAAGGGGAAAGGGCTTCGAGAACAAGAAAAGGGAGAGGAGGAAAAGTGGGACAGTACCCGAAATTGAGGTCGAGGATGTCCTAACAACTCAGGTTGGAGGTGCGACGGATGGATGTCGCGCACACTCACAAGCTTCTTCTCCGCCTCGCTCAGCTGCAGTTGCAGTTGCAGTTGCAGGGGCTACGTGGTTTCTCTTCTCAATTGTCCCACcacgaaaaatgaaaatcgaGCAGATGCGTGTGTTCTCGTCCAGTCTTCAGACGCACGTTAAAAGGAAGACTGCGTGAGGCAGCAGTGAATGCTAGTGGGCCTCCCAATGCCTGTTCAAAGCCCAACCTTCATGGGCCTGTCGGCCCATATTGTTTTTCACGTACGCTAGTAAAGAAGACAAACTACTACTTTGTTTTGTACTCTGTGTCGACAAGCGGGAAACAAAATGCTGTTCGCTTCAAGGTTTaaaccaaacaaatttcatTTAATCGATTTGTTCCTTTTGATACTAGGAAAAACACGTAAAAGTACATCTTGAACTAGTTTCTTCCCATGGCAATGAAGAGACATTCCAATAGCTTCATCTCATTCTCCGTCCAAATGACTCATGTCCCCGATGGAGATGGAGTTGAGCAGCTTTGGTTTCCACTTTGAGACCTAAGGGTGTTGATGAAGTCACGCCTCTACTGGGTTTTGGAACTTATTCGAGTACAAACTCTAGCTTCTCCGTAGACTTTTCCCGGTTTGCAATAGTATCCCTTGTTGGGTGCGCAATGTGCATCTTGTGAACAAATGCACAGTCCCTCCAGTGCACATCCGTCCCTCACTATGCTCGGTCCCTCCTTGAGTCCAAGAACTTGGTCCGTCCATTCGCTGGAAAACAGCCCCATTGGATCATAcatcttcttcactttcaaaaACTCTTGGGCACTTTTGTATCTTTTGATCGCTCCATCGAACGCCAAATTCCTATTCTTCCCCCAATGAGGCAGCGCGCCGTACTTGATCAGTGCCATCTGCTCTATTTCTTCGAGCACGTCTTCGTATAGCCTCGGGCTCAGCGGATTCTTGCTCCTGTAGTAAGTTATGTCGAAGTCTACCGCGTCCTCCTGCTTCCCTAGGTAAGGACTAGATGCCTTGACATAGCGCATGAGGATGCCGTTGTAGAGCTCCACTCCGCACAATGCTTTAGGCTCTAGGGTAATGAGTTTTTGGATGTCTTCGATGAAGCTCTTTACCACGGAGAGTCCGATGCTAAATGTGGTTTGGTGAAAGAACTCGCCCTTGACTCGGGGATCCCATGGACAAGCAGTAATCAGACCGTCTTGGAAACTGTCCAGGCAAGTGCCCGAGGATTGCAGCCTGTTCTGATACCCAATCACGGGATATCCCGTGAAGATCACACCTAATCAAAATATGCATATACATCAACGTGAGCGAAATCTCTATAACAATGAACTTCGTTGACGTGCAACTGAATTACTTAGAGCAGGACACGATACCGTTGTTCGTCAACCCATAAGCACCGGTCTGGAGGGTAGAAGAAATTAGCTTTGCAGTGTTGCATTTCCCGTCAGCATCGTTTACGGACTCTTGCAATTCTTCTGCTAGGGCAACATCATCGGTAatgatcagaaaaaaaaaagtgtggctAGCTAGGCTAACTCAACTTCTAAATCTAGACTAACACTGTTTAATTGATTTACCTGTGGATCTGACCAGTGCCAACGTGAGAGAAGGTGTGGAACGGAATGGGGTGGAATCGTAGAGCCCGTTGCCGGATGCGTCAAGACTGACTCGATCGTCAATCCGATAAACTGCCTTTTGTTGGCTCGGGTACCACATAATGTCCGCAAACTCATGTTGGTTACCAAAACTAGCCGCTTGTTCTCCCAAGTCCGAATCACCCTTGATCGAATACGTTAAGGATCGTTTGAAGAGCGGTTGCAACTTCAGGGTTACCTACAATTGTATATCCAACCATCGAAATCAATGtggtcttttttctttccacgGAAAATTTAAATATACCTAAATCGCTTCAGGTATCCTTTAGACTAGCTCCTCCTGTGGCAATTAAAGCTGATGCATATGATTGGTCTAAGTTTCTATTTCCCTTGGCTGGCCATGGACGTAACTTGCTTACTCTACGAagtggtacacatgtgacaaacaaaaaggaaacggGGGAATAAAAAGTTACATATTCTTCTTCCAAAATAGGATGAAATAGAAGCCCAACAAAACTCAAACGTATGATTTGATGAATACGTGTGAAAAgtcgggaaaattataaaaaaaagtactaaacttattacaattgtaccaattagtttttaacttttttttgctttttcaatccttaaccttttgtaattatgttaattcagtccatccaaggTAATTTTGGTCGATCGGCTACATCGATGATGCCGGCC
The sequence above is drawn from the Rhodamnia argentea isolate NSW1041297 chromosome 9, ASM2092103v1, whole genome shotgun sequence genome and encodes:
- the LOC115744457 gene encoding probable L-gulonolactone oxidase 6 isoform X5, whose translation is MGMPDSETVWASLHVIVIAATAMIMSVSATPPADPIRCTSSGCTITNSYGAFPDRTTCKAGAAAYPTSEEELAWVVGNATRSKRKMKVVTRFSHSIPKLVCPDGEEGLLVSTKYMNGIVRVDQEGMRMSVEGGVTLRQLIEEAAKAGMALPYTPYWWGLTVGGMLGTGAHGSSLWGKGSALHDHVEAMRIVSPGGPGDGYARIRTLDANTKSSHAEMNAVKVSLGVLGVISQVTLKLQPLFKRSLTYSIKGDSDLGEQAASFGNQHEFADIMWYPSQQKAVYRIDDRVSLDASGNGLYDSTPFRSTPSLTLALVRSTAEELQESVNDADGKCNTAKLISSTLQTGAYGLTNNGVIFTGYPVIGYQNRLQSSGTCLDSFQDGLITACPWDPRVKGEFFHQTTFSIGLSVVKSFIEDIQKLITLEPKALCGVELYNGILMRYVKASSPYLGKQEDAVDFDITYYRSKNPLSPRLYEDVLEEIEQMALIKYGALPHWGKNRNLAFDGAIKRYKSAQEFLKVKKMYDPMGLFSSEWTDQVLGLKEGPSIVRDGCALEGLCICSQDAHCAPNKGYYCKPGKVYGEARVCTRISSKTQ
- the LOC115744457 gene encoding probable L-gulonolactone oxidase 6 isoform X2, giving the protein MTPTSPCWSKGFKMGMPDSETVWASLHVIVIAATAMIMSVSATPPADPIRCTSSGCTITNSYGAFPDRTTCKAGAAAYPTSEEELAWVVGNATRSKRKMKVVTRFSHSIPKLVCPDGEEGLLVSTKYMNGIVRVDQEGMRMSVEGGVTLRQLIEEAAKAGMALPYTPYWWGLTVGGMLGTGAHGSSLWGKGSALHDHVEAMRIVSPGGPGDGYARIRTLDANTKSSHAEMNAVKVSLGVLGVISQVTLKLQPLFKRSLTYSIKGDSDLGEQAASFGNQHEFADIMWYPSQQKAVYRIDDRVSLDASGNGLYDSTPFRSTPSLTLALVRSTAEELQESVNDADGKCNTAKLISSTLQTGAYGLTNNGVIFTGYPVIGYQNRLQSSGTCLDSFQDGLITACPWDPRVKGEFFHQTTFSIGLSVVKSFIEDIQKLITLEPKALCGVELYNGILMRYVKASSPYLGKQEDAVDFDITYYRSKNPLSPRLYEDVLEEIEQMALIKYGALPHWGKNRNLAFDGAIKRYKSAQEFLKVKKMYDPMGLFSSEWTDQVLGLKEGPSIVRDGCALEGLCICSQDAHCAPNKGYYCKPGKVYGEARVCTRISSKTQ
- the LOC115744457 gene encoding probable L-gulonolactone oxidase 6 isoform X3 → MTPTSPCWSKGFKMGMPDSETVWASLHVIVIAATAMIMSVSATPPADPIRCTSSGCTITNSYGAFPDRTTCKAGAAAYPTSEEELAWVVGNATRSKRKMKVVTRFSHSIPKLVCPDGEEGLLVSTKYMNGIVRVDQEGMRMSVEGGVTLRQLIEEAAKAGMALPYTPYWWGLTVGGMLGTGAHGSSLWGKGSALHDHVEAMRIVSPGGPGDGYARIRTLDANTKSSHAEMNAVKVSLGVLGVISQVTLKLQPLFKRSLTYSIKGDSDLGEQAASFGNQHEFADIMWYPSQQKAVYRIDDRVSLDASGNGLYDSTPFRSTPSLTLALVRSTEELQESVNDADGKCNTAKLISSTLQTGAYGLTNNGVIFTGYPVIGYQNRLQSSGTCLDSFQDGLITACPWDPRVKGEFFHQTTFSIGLSVVKSFIEDIQKLITLEPKALCGVELYNGILMRYVKASSPYLGKQEDAVDFDITYYRSKNPLSPRLYEDVLEEIEQMALIKYGALPHWGKNRNLAFDGAIKRYKSAQEFLKVKKMYDPMGLFSSEWTDQVLGLKEGPSIVRDGCALEGLCICSQDAHCAPNKGYYCKPGKVYGEARVCTRISSKTQ
- the LOC115744457 gene encoding probable L-gulonolactone oxidase 6 isoform X1 translates to MTPTSPCWSKGFKMGMPDSETVWASLHVIVIAATAMIMSVSATPPADPIRCTSSGCTITNSYGAFPDRTTCKAGAAAYPTSEEELAWVVGNATRSKRKMKVVTRFSHSIPKLVCPDGEEGLLVSTKYMNGIVRVDQEGMRMSVEGGVTLRQLIEEAAKAGMALPYTPYWWGLTVGGMLGTGAHGSSLWGKGSALHDHVEAMRIVSPGGPGDGYARIRTLDANTKSSHAEMNAVKVSLGVLGVISQVTLKLQPLFKRSLTYSIKGDSDLGEQAASFGNQHEFADIMWYPSQQKAVYRIDDRVSLDASGNGLYDSTPFRSTPSLTLALVRSTAEELQESVNDADGKCNTAKLISSTLQTGAYGLTNNGIIFTGYPVIGYQNRLQSSGTCLDSFQDGLITACPWDPRVKGEFFHQTTFSIGLSVVKSFIEDIQKLITLEPKALCGVELYNGILMRYVKASSPYLGKQEDAVDFDITYYRSKNPLSPRLYEDVLEEIEQMALIKYGALPHWGKNRNLAFDGAIKRYKSAQEFLKVKKMYDPMGLFSSEWTDQVLGLKEGPSIVRDGCALEGLCICSQDAHCAPNKGYYCKPGKVYGEARVCTRISSKTQ
- the LOC115744457 gene encoding probable L-gulonolactone oxidase 6 isoform X4, with product MTPTSPCWSKGFKMGMPDSETVWASLHVIVIAATAMIMSVSATPPADPIRCTSSGCTITNSYGAFPDRTTCKAGAAAYPTSEEELAWVVGNATRSKRKMKVVTRFSHSIPKLVCPDGEEGLLVSTKYMNGIVRVDQEGMRMSVEGGVTLRQLIEEAAKAGMALPYTPYWWGLTVGGMLGTGAHGSSLWGKGSALHDHVEAMRIVSPGGPGDGYARIRTLDANTKSSHAEMNAVKVSLGVLGVISQVTLKLQPLFKRSLTYSIKGDSDLGEQAASFGNQHEFADIMWYPSQQKAVYRIDDRVSLDASGNGLYDSTPFRSTPSLTLALVRSTEELQESVNDADGKCNTAKLISSTLQTGAYGLTNNGIIFTGYPVIGYQNRLQSSGTCLDSFQDGLITACPWDPRVKGEFFHQTTFSIGLSVVKSFIEDIQKLITLEPKALCGVELYNGILMRYVKASSPYLGKQEDAVDFDITYYRSKNPLSPRLYEDVLEEIEQMALIKYGALPHWGKNRNLAFDGAIKRYKSAQEFLKVKKMYDPMGLFSSEWTDQVLGLKEGPSIVRDGCALEGLCICSQDAHCAPNKGYYCKPGKVYGEARVCTRISSKTQ